One Streptomonospora salina genomic window, GGGGGGACGCGGAAAAGGCCCGAAAGCACCCTTCGGACCGGATCCGTCTCGTCGGCGGCGAGCGCGGAGACCGTTGTCTACTGGATGTTCGGGCCTTCTCCGGGTCCAACCCCCCGCCCGGCCGCGGAACCCCGGTCCTTATCAGGCCGGCGAACGCACCTGGTGCGTGGTGCGACGCCGGGCAAGACAACGACCGGACCGCTCGACCGGTCCGTCCAGTGCTGGACTGGTCCGTAGATTACCCAGACTCGCAGCCGTACGCCGCAACGCTTCGCCGACGTGTCGGGGAGAGGAATCCCGCCCGCTCACGCACGCGGAGCCTGCGAGACGACCGGATCCGGGCAACCGTCGCCAGGCTAACGCACCCGGGGACCGCACGCCAGTCTGCCCACTCGGCGGCGGGCGCACCTAAACCCCCTCTATACAGCGCCGTGCGCTGCACCGACACACGGATCGCCGCGGTTTCGGGGACGCTCGGCACCCCGCGCGCGCCGGAGCGTGCGCGCACGGCGATACGGGATCCGCAAGCGCGGAGCCGGACGCCGGCGCGCGGCCCACCGCCCCGCCGCGCCGTGGCCCGCGCCACACGCGCGACGCTCGTCTCACATCGTGAACGCAATCGGATCGAAATCGCGCGAACTATCGACAGATCGGCGCCATTGATGTTCAGTATTGGTCAACACATCGATATAGAGCGATCACCACAGCGGACAAGCCCGATCCCGCGAGCCGGGGCGGGCCACGGACACGGGAGCTGTTACCCCATGGCGAAGATCGTCCTGGACGGCGTCGACAAGGTGTACTCCGGCGGAGTCAAGGCCGTCGACAACCTGAACCTGGAAATCAACGACAGCGAGTTCATGGTGCTCGTCGGACCGTCGGGCTGCGGCAAGTCCACCGCCCTGCGGATGATCGCCGGCCTGGAGGAGATCACCGGCGGCGACCTCTACATCGGCGACGACGTGGTCAACGACCGCCCGCCCAAGGACCGCGACATCGCGATGGTCTTCCAGAACTACGCGCTCTACCCGCACATGACCGTCGAGCAGAACCTCGCCTTCGGCCTGAAGCTGCGCAAGATCCCCAAGCAGGAGATCCAGAAGCGCGTACAGGAGGCCGCCTCGATGCTGGGGCTGGAGACCTACCTCAAGCGCCGCCCCGCCGCCCTCTCCGGCGGCCAGCGCCAGCGTGTGGCCATGGGCCGGGCCATCGTCCGCGAGCCCCAGGCCTTCCTCATGGACGAGCCCCTCTCCAACCTCGACGCCAAGCTGCGCGTGCAGATGCGTGCCTCGCTGAACCAGCTGCACGAGCGCCTGGGCGTGACCACCGTCTACGTCACCCACGACCAGACCGAGGCCATGACGCTGGGCGACCGCGTCGCGGTGCTGCGCGACGGCCGCCTGCAGCAGGCCGACACCCCCAAGAACCTGTTCGACCACCCGGCCAACCTGTTCGTCGCCGGCTTCATCGGCTCTCCCGCCATGAACTTCATCAACGCCGAACTGCAGAAGGACGGCGCGGGCGCGGTGCTGAAGTTCGCCGAGCACAGCCTGGCCGTGCCCGAGTCGGTCGTCGAAGCCCGTCCGGGCCTGCGCGACTACATGGGCACGGAGATCATCCTGGGCATCCGCCCCTCCGACTACGAGGACGCCACGATCACGGGCAACGGATCCGGCGTCACCATGGAGGCGGTCGCCGACGTCACCGAGGAGCTGGGCACCGAGATCAACGTGATCTTCTCGGTCAACGCCCCTCCGGTCCGCCACGAGGAGGCCGCCGCCCTGGCCGCCGACGCGACCGGCGACGGCGAAGACGCGGACTCCGGACTCTCGCTGAGCAGCGAGGACAAGGCGCAGTTCACCGCCCGTGTCAGCCCGCGCAGCTCGGTGCGCCCCGGCGGCACGATCTCGCTGGCCGTCGACATCAGCCAGCTGCACTACTTCGACAAGGACAGCGGCCTCGCCATCGGCCACGCGGGCTGATCGCGACACCCTTCCCCGGCCGCAGCGGGCCCTCCCCTCCCCGGCCGCCGCGCTCGCCCGCGGCGGCCGGCCCGGTCCGCGGCATCCGACGGGCTCCGGGCGCACCGCCCCGGGGCCCGTCGGCGGTTCGGGTCCGACGCCGGACGCCGCGACGCTCACCGCGCGAGCCGCACCCCTCCGCGGCCTCCGGGGCGGCCGCGACCGGACGGTTGGCCCGGAGGAGCCCGCACGGTCGGCGGTACGCCGCTATTTCACCGCTCCGGCCATCACGCCCTGCACGAAGTACCGCTGGAAGGCGAAGAACACCAGCAGCGGCACGATCATCGACAGGAACGCGCCCGATGCGATCACGTCGATGTTGGCCCCGAACTGGCGCATCTCCGACTGCAGGGCCACGGTCATGGGCCGGCTGGTCTCCGCGGCGAAGACCAGTGCGACCAGCAGGTCGTTCCACACCCACAGGAACTGGAAGATGCCCAGCGAGGCGATCGCGGGACCGCCCAGCGGCAGGATCACCCGGCGGAAGACGGTCGGTTCCGTGCCGCCGTCCATGCGCGCCGCCTCCAGCAGGTCCCGCGGAATGGACGCGAAGAAGTTGCGCAGCAGGAAGATCCCGAAGGGCAGCCCGAATCCCACGTGGAACAGCACCACGGCCGGGATCGACCCGTACAGCGGCGTGCCGCCGTACAGGCGGGAGATGGGCACCAGCGCCACCTGGATCGGCACCACCAGCAGCCCCACCACGCCCAGAAACAGCCAGTCGCGGCCGGGGAACTCCAGCCAGGCGAAAGCGTAGGCGGCCAGAGCGGCCACGACCACGATGATCAGTGTGGAGGGCACCGTGATCAGTACCGTATTGGCGAAGGACGCGACGAAGTCGGGGTTGTCCAGCAGGTTCGCGTAGTTGCGCAGAGTGATCCGGGCGGGCTCGGTGAACACGGTCCACCACCCCGACGCGGCGTTGTCCGCCGACGAGCGCAGGCTGGAGAACAGCAGGCCCAGGGTCGGCACCATCCAGAACAGCGCGATGAGGATCAGCAGCACCTGCACCAGCCCCGACCCGGCGCGCGCCACCAGGCGCGCGGCCGGCGAGCGGTGCGGCGCGCCCTCGCCGCCCGGTCCTGGAGGTGCGGCGCCCTCCTGGGCCGATGCGGCCGGTTCGGCGTGTGCGCTCATCGCTCCTCCCGGCGGAACCGTCGGATCTGGAAGACCATCGCGGGCACGACCAGGATCAGCAGGAACACCGCGAGCGCGCTGCCCAGCCCCTGGTCGCTGGCGCCGAAGGAGACCTGCCACATCTCCAGTGCCAACACGTTGGCGTCGGCGCGCACCGATCCCGGCGCGATCACGAACACGAGGTCGAAGATCTTCAGAACGTAGATCATCAGGGTCACGAAGACCACCATGAGCACCGGGGACAGCAGGGGCACGGTGACCCGCCTGAACACCTGCCACTCGGTCGCCCCGTCGACGCGGGCGGCCTCCAGCGACTCGCGCGGGATGGCCGAGAGCCCGGCGGCGATCAGCACCATGGCGAACCCCGCCCACACCCACAGATAGGCGGCGATGATGGCGGGTGTGATCAGCGTGGGGCCCAGCCACGTCACCCCGTTGTAGGGATCGGAGAAGTTGGAACCCGACAGCCGCAGCGTGTACCGGCCGTCCTCCAGCCCGGTCAGAGCGAACGTGCCGTCGGCGCCGGTGGCGGTGGCCGCCACCGCGTCGCCGTCGCGCACCGCCTCCACACGCAGCGCGGGAAGCCCGGTCTCGCCGGGGTCGACGGCTCCCTCCCGCCCGCCGCCTCCGCGGGTGAAATCCATCCACACCGTCCCGGCGACCTCGCCCCGGCCCGCCCGGGGCTCGACCGCGTCCTGGGCGTCTGCGGGCAGGTTGTCGGCTGAGACGCCCACCAGCGGAAGGGCCACCGCGTCCCCGGGGGCGACGGGGTCGGCGAGCCGGTAGCCGCCGCCCGGCGCCTCCTCCAGCGGCGCACCGTCGCGCGGACCGGCGCCGGGATAGGCACCGGTGGGGGCGATCGTGTCCTGGACGGTGGTGATGGCCGCGTTGGCCAGGCCGCGGTCGGGGTCCTGCTCGTAGACGATCCGGAAGATCACACCGGAGGCGAGGAAGGAGATCGCCATCGGCATGAACACCACGATCCTGAAGGCGGTGGCCCAGCGGATGCGCTCGGTCAGCACGGCGAAGATCAGCCCGGCCGCGGTCACCACGGCCGGCGCCACCGCGATCCAGATCACGTTGTTGCGCAACGCGGTGAAAGTGTCGGCCCGGGTGAACATCCGGACGTAGTTGTCCAGCCCGACGAACTCCGCACCCGCGGCGTCCCACAGGCTGCGGTAGACGGAGAACAGGATCGGGTAGACCACGTAGACGCCCAGGAACAGCAGGGCGGGCAGCAGGAAGAACAGCGCCAGCCACGGCGGCGGGCCCAGACGGCCCCGCCCGGCCCCGGGACCGCCGGCCTGCTCGTCCTCACGGGCGGGGGCCTCCTCCGCGGTCACCGCATCCGCCCGCCTTCCGCGTCCCCGCGGCGCAGCGGCGCCGCCGGAGCCGGCGCCGCCCTCGTCACCGTCGCCATGTCGGCGCTACTCCGCGTTCGCGGCGGCCCGCTCCAGCCGCTGCGCCGCGGCCCCGGGGTCGGAAGGATCGCGCAGGAAGTCCTGCAGCACGGCCCACATCCCCTTGCCCTCGGTCGCGCCGAACCGGCTGGGCACCTGGTCGGAGAGGTCGTAGCGGACGTCGTCGCCGGACTCCAGGATGGTCTGGGCCAGCTCCTGGGTGAACTCGTCGGGGTAGGCGCCGGCCTCGACCCCGGAGTTCGCGGAAAGGTAGCCGCCCAACCCCGCCCAGTCGGTCTGGGCCTTCGACGACGCCAGGTAGGCCACGAGCCGCTGCACGCCCTCGGACTCGCTCATGGCCACGGCGATGTCGCCGCCGACCACGACCGGTGCCCGCTCGCCCACGGCCGGGAACGGGAAGGCCCGGGCGGTCTCGCCGACCGTGGCGCCGGCCTCCTGGGCGCTGGCGGCGACGAAGTCGGCCTCATAGACCATGGCTGCCTGCTCCTGGCCGTAGACCTGCGAGACGCAGGTGGGGAAGTCGGTCTGCACGGCGCCCCGCGTGCCGCCGGCCATCCAGTCGCTTTCGCTCCACACGTCCGACAGGGTCCGCAGGGCCTGCACGACGCTGTCGTCGGTCCAGGGGATCTCGCGGTCGGCGAGCCGGTCGTACTTCTGCGGTCCGGCCTGGGCGAGATAGACGTTCTCGAACCAGTCGGTCAGCGTCCACCCGGAGGCTCCGCACATGGCGAAGGGGGTGATTCCGGCGTCGGACAGCGTGGGCGCGGTGGTTCCGGTCATGGCGTCCCAGGTCTCGGGCGGATTGACGCCCGCCTGGTCGAAGGCCTCGGGCCGATACCAGACGACGGACTTGTGCGCCGCCTTGAGCAGCACGCCATAGGAGTCGCCCCCGACCGAGCCCAGGTCCTGCCAGTAGTCGGTGTAGTCCTCCTCCAGGCGTGCGGCCGCGTCGCCGGACAGCGGCACCAGCGCGTCCTGCGCGGCGTACTCCGCAAGCAGGCCGGGTTGGGGGAGCACGGCCACATCCGGCGGCTCGCCCGCCTCGATCTTGGGACCGAGGTAGGCGCCGGTGTCCTCCCCGGTGGACTCGTAGGTGACGGTGGCGCCGGTCTCCTCCTCGAAACCGGACAGCACCTCGGTGAAGTTGTCCTCCTCTACGCCGGTCCATTTGGCCGCCACCAGCAGCTCCACGCCGGCGAGGCCCCCGGAGCCGCCGGAGGGCGCCGATCCCGGGCTGCAGGCGGTGGCGGCGACCAGGGCCGCGGCCGCCGATACGGCCACCGCTGCGCGTCC contains:
- a CDS encoding ABC transporter ATP-binding protein, whose protein sequence is MAKIVLDGVDKVYSGGVKAVDNLNLEINDSEFMVLVGPSGCGKSTALRMIAGLEEITGGDLYIGDDVVNDRPPKDRDIAMVFQNYALYPHMTVEQNLAFGLKLRKIPKQEIQKRVQEAASMLGLETYLKRRPAALSGGQRQRVAMGRAIVREPQAFLMDEPLSNLDAKLRVQMRASLNQLHERLGVTTVYVTHDQTEAMTLGDRVAVLRDGRLQQADTPKNLFDHPANLFVAGFIGSPAMNFINAELQKDGAGAVLKFAEHSLAVPESVVEARPGLRDYMGTEIILGIRPSDYEDATITGNGSGVTMEAVADVTEELGTEINVIFSVNAPPVRHEEAAALAADATGDGEDADSGLSLSSEDKAQFTARVSPRSSVRPGGTISLAVDISQLHYFDKDSGLAIGHAG
- a CDS encoding carbohydrate ABC transporter permease encodes the protein MSAHAEPAASAQEGAAPPGPGGEGAPHRSPAARLVARAGSGLVQVLLILIALFWMVPTLGLLFSSLRSSADNAASGWWTVFTEPARITLRNYANLLDNPDFVASFANTVLITVPSTLIIVVVAALAAYAFAWLEFPGRDWLFLGVVGLLVVPIQVALVPISRLYGGTPLYGSIPAVVLFHVGFGLPFGIFLLRNFFASIPRDLLEAARMDGGTEPTVFRRVILPLGGPAIASLGIFQFLWVWNDLLVALVFAAETSRPMTVALQSEMRQFGANIDVIASGAFLSMIVPLLVFFAFQRYFVQGVMAGAVK
- a CDS encoding carbohydrate ABC transporter permease, translating into MTAEEAPAREDEQAGGPGAGRGRLGPPPWLALFFLLPALLFLGVYVVYPILFSVYRSLWDAAGAEFVGLDNYVRMFTRADTFTALRNNVIWIAVAPAVVTAAGLIFAVLTERIRWATAFRIVVFMPMAISFLASGVIFRIVYEQDPDRGLANAAITTVQDTIAPTGAYPGAGPRDGAPLEEAPGGGYRLADPVAPGDAVALPLVGVSADNLPADAQDAVEPRAGRGEVAGTVWMDFTRGGGGREGAVDPGETGLPALRVEAVRDGDAVAATATGADGTFALTGLEDGRYTLRLSGSNFSDPYNGVTWLGPTLITPAIIAAYLWVWAGFAMVLIAAGLSAIPRESLEAARVDGATEWQVFRRVTVPLLSPVLMVVFVTLMIYVLKIFDLVFVIAPGSVRADANVLALEMWQVSFGASDQGLGSALAVFLLILVVPAMVFQIRRFRREER
- a CDS encoding ABC transporter substrate-binding protein, which produces MREHLRSGRAAVAVSAAAALVAATACSPGSAPSGGSGGLAGVELLVAAKWTGVEEDNFTEVLSGFEEETGATVTYESTGEDTGAYLGPKIEAGEPPDVAVLPQPGLLAEYAAQDALVPLSGDAAARLEEDYTDYWQDLGSVGGDSYGVLLKAAHKSVVWYRPEAFDQAGVNPPETWDAMTGTTAPTLSDAGITPFAMCGASGWTLTDWFENVYLAQAGPQKYDRLADREIPWTDDSVVQALRTLSDVWSESDWMAGGTRGAVQTDFPTCVSQVYGQEQAAMVYEADFVAASAQEAGATVGETARAFPFPAVGERAPVVVGGDIAVAMSESEGVQRLVAYLASSKAQTDWAGLGGYLSANSGVEAGAYPDEFTQELAQTILESGDDVRYDLSDQVPSRFGATEGKGMWAVLQDFLRDPSDPGAAAQRLERAAANAE